In the Clostridium sp. 'White wine YQ' genome, TTCAATGATAGAGTATATAAAAAATAATGATATAAAACTTATTGGATTCAATGAGATATAGGATTTAACATACAAGTTTCCTAGAGTTTCCTAGAATAGCCCAATTTATTTATTGAAACAATAAACCTATAAATAATTATAGGAGGTATTGTTGTGTCACATAAGAATAATAAAAATTCTAAGGATAATAAAAAATCAAGACAGAAAACTCGAAAAGAAGTAAAAAAGATGCAAGAGGAAACTGCAAATGAAATAGGATTTTCAAAACAATCTAGAAAGCTCGGAAAAAATAAATCGAGAATAGAA is a window encoding:
- a CDS encoding small, acid-soluble spore protein, alpha/beta type, which produces MSHKNNKNSKDNKKSRQKTRKEVKKMQEETANEIGFSKQSRKLGKNKSRIEEGIENRTPRTPIREK